The sequence GATATTGGTCACTTTGTTTTCAAGAGCTGTGCCGCCGTTGCCGGGGGCGACAAAGATTTCCTCAATCTTGGGGTTCTGAGCCAGTTTCCACGCGAGGGCGTGTTCCCTGCCCCCGCTGCCTACAACAAGTATTTTCATTGCTAATCCTTATTTGATGATAGTTCGCAGGCAGGTACATCCTGTCCTGCTGCTCACACGCTCGCGCCGAACTCGGTTCGGCTTCGCTTCGCACGGCGCAGTCCCATCCATGGGACTGTTTTGCGTCATTGCGAACCCTGAAAGGGTGAAGCAATCTCTCTGTATATTTCAGAGACTGCCACATCGCTTCGTTCCTCGCAGTGACACTGTAATACGTCATCCAGTCAGTTTGAGGCACACGCTCGCGGTCAGGCAATGTGCGATTCATTCTTTAAATATCCCCCTTTTATAAAGGGGGATAGAGGGGGATTTTATAAATACACTTATGTTTGCTTTTCTGTTTGTCGTCAATTTTAATGTTTAAAGTGACGGATACCGGTGAAGATCATCGCTATGCCGTGTTCGTCAGCTGCCTGAATGACTTCCTCATCCCTGATTGAACCGCCGGGGGAAATTATGGCTGTTATGCCCTGTTCCGCCGCCTGATCCACGCTGTCACGGAAGGGGAAGAACGCGTCGCTTGCCATCACACAGCCCTCAAGAGGTTTTTTTGCTTTGAAGGCAGCGATTTTTGCTGAGTCTACACGGCTCATCTGCCCTGCGCCCACACCGATGGACTGGTATTCATTGGCGTATATGATTGCGTTTGATTTAACATGTTTTGCCACCTTCCAAGCGAAGGCCATTGCCTTAAGCTCGCCTTCCGTAGGCTTGCGTTTGGAGGGTGAAGGGAGAGCGGCTATGTCGTCAAAAGAGTGGAGGTCTCTGTCCTGAAGAAGAACGCCGCCGGTGACCTTTTTAACATCAAGCTCATTGTCCCTTGCGCCTGAAAGATCGCCTATCTCTATGAGACGGAGGTTCTTTTTCTGCTCAAGGATCTCTTTTGCCTCTTTGCTGAAGGAGGGTGCGACTATGACCTCAAGGAAAAGCTCGGCTAGTTTTTCCGCAGTGGCTTTGTCCACTTCTCTGTTAGCGCCGACTATGCCGCCGAACGCGCTCACCGGGTCGCACTCAAGGGCGCGCCCGTAGGCCTCAAGAAGGGTTGCGCCTGTGGCTGTGCCGCAGGGGTTAGTGTGTTTTATGATAGTTATTACCGGTTCTCCGCAGAAGTCTTTAATGATTTCCGCAGCGGCGTTGATGTCAACTATGTTGTTGAAGGAAAGCTCTTTTCCGTGAAGCTGAACTCCCGTGGAGACGCCTGCTTCTTTAATGAGAGGCTGAACATAGAAAGCTGAGTCCTGATGAGGGTTTTCGCCGTAGCGCATCCCCTGTTTTTTGCGTGCGGGGAGGGTATATTCATCGGGAAACTTAACGCCCAGAAGATTGTTGAAGAAGCCTGCGATTATGCTGTCATACAGAGCTGTGTGTCCGTATGCCTTTCTGGCGAGGTCACGTCTTGTTTCAAGGCTTGTGCCGCCGGATGCGTCCATTTCGGCGATTACTCTTTTGTAATCCGCACCGTCAACAATGATTGTTACAAACTTATGGTTTTTAGCGGCGCTTCTCACCATGGAGGGTCCGCCTATGTCTATATTTTCGATGATTTCGTCTAAGCTCACGCCTGCTTTACAGACAGTTTCCTCAAAAGGATAAAGGTTTACGGCTACTATGTCGATGTTTTTGAGCCCGTGCTCCTTCATGGTTTTCTGGTGTTCCGCATCGTCACGGACATTGAGAATGCCGCCGTGAACTCTGGGATGAAGGGTTTTCACTCTGCCGTCAAGCATTTCGGGAAATCCGGTAAATTCGCCTATTTCGGTGATTTTGATGCCGCTTTCCTTCAGAAGCTTGGCTGTTCCGCCGGTGGAGATGATTTCCACTCCTCTGGCGGCAAGCTCTTTCGCGAATTCGGCAACGCCCTCTTTCTTTGAAACGCTGATCAGCGCTCTTTCAGGTTTTACTATCATTTCTTCTCACTCCTTTTATGAAGAAAAAGGTCAAGCATAAGGAAGCAGACCCCTACGGATATAGCACTGTCCGCCACATTGAAAGCGGGCCAGTGGTAATCTGATACATAAAAATCCAGAAAATCCACCACTTTTCCGATGTAAACCCTATCTATAAAATTGCCTACCGCTCCGGCAATAATAAGTGTGTAAGAGAATGCCCTCAACTTCATGCTGTGCTCCTTATAGAGCAGATAAGCCACGGCGGCTATCGCTATAAGGGTAATCAGCACAAAGAAAAGCTGACGGTAGTTCTCGTTCATTCTTGCCAGAAAGCCAAAAGCCGCGCCCGGGTTCAGTATGTAAGTCAGGTTGAAGAATCCGGGTATGACCTCACGGGTTTCATGGAGCATGAATGTGTTTTTTACTATGATCTTCGTAGCCTGATCGATAAAAAGCAGGACGGTGAAAAGAGGGATAAGTGTTTTTTTCATATCAGCTTATCGCCTCTGCGCATCTGGCGCATATGGTCGGGTGCTCGGGGTTGGCGCCCACTGTGGGAACCTGACACCAGCACCTTTCGCATTTCCGGTTTGCTGATGCGCTTGCGATTACCTTCACCGTTTTGTCCTCAGACGTGTAAGCGCCTTCGATGGTGCTTATTTCCGCAAGCTCCAGCTCGGAGACTATGAAGATCTTCTCTATCCCCTCATCGGCGGTCATGATCGCTCTGTCGGCTTCTGAGAGTCCGACGATAACCTTCGCGCCGAGGGAATGCCCTATAACCTTTTCCGCTCTCGCAAGTTCAAGGGCTTTGTTGACTTCTTTTCTTATCTCTATGATTCTGTTCCATTTCGCTTCAAGCTTTTCGTCTCTGAGGTTGAGAACCTTGGGGAAAAGCTCTTCAAACACAAGCTCGCATTTTCCGCTCCAGCCGGGTATGAACTCCCATATTTCATCCGCGGTGAACGAGAGGATCGGCGCCATAACTGTGCTCATTTCCTTTGTGATGGTGAAAAGCACTGTCTGAGCGGATCTGCGAAGGTGTGAATCCTTTTTGTATGAGTATACCCTGTCCTTTATTATATCAAGGTAGAAGGAGCTGAGGTCGTTTATGCAGAAGTTCAGGAATGTGTGGTAAAACACGTGAAACTGGTATCTGTCGTATGCGCTGTAGATGCGCTCCTTCACTGCCTGCCAGCGGATAAGGGCGTATTTGTCCAGATCCGGCAGTTTATCGTATTCCACCATGTCCGTGTCGGGGTTGAAGTCGGATATTACGCCGAGGAGGTATCTCGCAGTGTTGCGGATCTTCCTGTAGGACTCCACAAGACGGCTGACTATGTCGTCTGATATTCTGATGTCTTCCGAATAATCTTCCGCTGAAACCCAGAGGCGGAGAACCTCTGCGCCGTATTTATTTATTATCTCATTGGGAGCCACAACATTGCCGGAGGACTTGGACATTTTGCGCCCCTTGCCGTCCACAACGAAGCCGTGGGTAAGTATCTCGTCATAGGGAGCTCTCCCCCTTGTGCCCACGGACTCAAGGAGTGTGCTGTGGAACCAGCCTCTGTGCTGGTCGCTCCCCTCAAGATACATGTTCACCGGCCAGCCGAGCTCCTTTCTCTCTTCGCATACTGCGGAGTGGGAAACGCCGGAATCGAACCACACGTCAAGAATGTCGGTCTCTTTTTTCAGTCTTCCGCCGCCGCATTTCGGGCATTTGGCATCCTTGCCGATGAACTCTTCCGCTTCCATATCGAACCATGCGTCCGCTCCGTGCTCACGGAAAGCGGAGAGCACTTTCTCCTGAACATCCTTGGGTATATATACCTCATCGCAGTCCTGACAAGTGAAGACAGCTATGGGTACGCCCCATGTTCTCTGGCGGCTGATGCACCAGTCCGGTCTGTGCTCTATCATGGCGTTTATTCGGTTCTGCCCCCACGCGGGAACCCACTGAACCCTCTTTATCTCATCCAGCGCCTTTTTGCGCAGATCATTGGTTTCCATTGATATGAACCACTGGGGAGTGGCACGGAATATCACGGGATTTTTGCATCTCCAGCAGTGGGGGTAGGAGTGCTCAATTTTTCCGTGTGAAAGGAGAACGCCTGTCTCATCAAGGAGCTCAACTATCTTCGGATTGGCTTTGTTTATGTGCTCTCCGGCGAATATTTCAGTGTCTTTTTTGAAGACGCCGTAGTCGTCCACGGGGTTAAGCACTTCAAGACCGTATTTGAGCCCGACAACATAATCTTCCTGACCGTGACCGGGAGCAGTGTGAACCAGACCCGTACCGGCTTCAAGGGTTACATGGTCTCCGAGGATTATTGCTGAATCCCTGTCGTAGAAGGGATGTTTGTTTTTTATCCCTTCGAGGTCGGCGCCTTTAAAGGTTTTCACTTTTTCGTATGCGGTTATTTTGAACTCGCCGAGGAGCTTCTCAAGGAGCTCTTCGGCAACTATGATGTATTCATTGCCGAGGTTTTTATTGTCTGCCTCAGTGATCTTAACAAGTGTGTACACGAAGTCGGGGTGAACGCAGACAGCGAGGTTGGCGGGGAGTGTCCAAGGCGTGGTTGTCCATATAACGGAGGAAATCTTGTCCGATGCTCCGAGCCCGAGCCTTGCCTTATCAGTGTCACGGACTGGGAATTTTACATATATGGAATGTGACGTGTGGTTGTCGTACTCAACCTCCGCTTCGGCGAGGGCGGTAACGCAGCTTGTACACCAGTAAACAGGCTTGGAGCCCTTGTAAACACCGCCGTTGTTGAAGAATCTGTAAAGCTCCTCAAGGGTTTTCGCCTCATAGACGTGATCCATTGTTATATAAGGATTGTCCCAGTCGCCGAAACCGCCGAGGCGCTTGAACTCTTCTCTCTGTATATTGATGAACTCTGTGGCGTATTCACGGCAGAGCTTTCTTATCTGTGACTTTGAGAGCTCATGCTTCTTGCTGCCGAGCTTTTTGTCCACCTGATGCTCAATGGGCAGACCATGACAGTCCCACCCGGGGATGTAAGGCGTTTGGTAGCCTTCAAATGATTTTACCTTGACCACAAAATCTTTAAGGATTTTATTCAGTGCGTGTCCGATGTGGATGTGACCGTTTGCATATGGAGGACCGTCATGAAGGATGTATTTCTCGCAGTTTTCCCTTTTTTTCATTATTTTGGAATATGCGTTCTCTTCGTCCCATTTTTTTATGCGTTCCGGTTCTCTTACGGAAAGGCTGGCTTTCATGGGAAATCCGGTTTCCGGGAGATTCAGCGTGCTTTTATAATCCATTTCGGCGGCACTCCTTATGAGATTTATTGAGGGAAAAAATACATATCACTAAAAAGAGCAATAATCAAGAGAGGGATGCGCACACGGAGCCGTTATTTGAGTGGTTTTCCGATAAGAATAAAACACAAACATATATTAACCTGAACAAAAATATGCGATACTGAAAAACGCAATAAAATTGCAGGAGCACTCATTATTATATGGCACACTTGAAAAGAAAATCTCTCGCCGTTGATTTCCGCATGTGCAGAGCCTCCGGTATCGGAACATATATCAGAAACATTATTCCCTTTCTTACCGACTCATTCGACATAACCCTCCTCGGCTGTGAGGAGGATATAAAGGCCTTTCCATGGGCGGATAAGGTTAAGATCATCGAAGCTTCATCCAAAATATATTCCGTGAGTGAACAGATCGAGCTCTTCCGGAAAATTCCGGACTGTGATGTTTTCTGGTCGCCTCATTATAATGTGCCTGTTCTGCCGATCAGGGCGAAAAAAAGGATAGTTACGGTGCATGATGCGTACCATCTTGCGGCGGAAAGCGGCATTTTTTCCCCTGTTCAGAGGATGTATGCTAAGTTTGTCATGCGCCGCGCCGTATCTGTGTCTGACGCCGTGCTGACTGTTTCGGAATTTTCAAAAGCTGAAATACTCAAATACTGCCCTTCTGAACCGGCGAAGATAAAGGTGGTTTTCAACGCTGTGGACGAAAAGCAGTTCAGCGGAGATAAAAACAGCGATGTGATAAAAAAATACTCCCTGCCGGAAGACTATATCCTCTTTGTGGGGAACGTGAAGCCGAATAAAAACCTCATTACCCTGTTGAAGGCACTTGAACTCATGAGCGGAGTGAACCTTGTCATAGTAGGCAGGAAGGACGGATTCATCACCGGCGATTCCGCCGTGGCGGAGATGGTGAACGGATCTGAAAGCCTCAAAAGCAGAGTGTTTTTTACTGGTTATGCGGATGATAAGGATATTCCCTCAATATACGCTTCTGCATCGGTTTTTGTTTTTCCATCACTTTATGAAGGCTTTGGCATTCCGCCTCTGGAGGCTCAGGCATGCGGATGTCCGGTTGTGTCTTCTCCTGCGGCAAGCCTGCGGGAGGTATGCGGCGGAAGCGTAATCTATTGTGATCCTATGTCGTCTGAGGATATAGCGGAAAAGGTTATGAAAGTGCGTGGTTCTGCGGAACTCCGTGCAGAGTTAATAGAGAAAGGTTATGATAATATCCGCCGTTTCGGCTGGCAGAAGTCGGCAGAGCAGATAAGGGATATAATAAAGGGGATGTGAGCGTGTATAAAAATTTCCCAAGGATGGTGAAATTTTTACTGAAAGTAGAAGTTAAGAGATTGCTTCATGACGAAGGCGTATGTCCCATGGAGGCACAGGAAGTGCCGACGCCGTGCGAAGCGAAGGTCTGCTTTGCAGACCGCGAGCGTGTATAAAAATTTCCCAAGGATGGTGAAATTTTTACTGAAAGTAGAAGGTAAGAGATTGCTTCATGACGAAGGCGTATGTCCCATGGAGGCACAGGAAGTGCCGACGCCGTGCGAAGCGAAGGTCTGCTTTGCAGACCGCGAGCGTGTATAAAAATTTCCCAAGGATGGTGAAATTTTTACTGAAAGTTAGACTTTTTACGGAACATATGATAGCGTTTGCTGTCTTTAAGTTAGCTTTGCTAACTATTTTAAAAGGAGCTTGTGTTTATGAAAAAGTGCATTTTGGCCGTTCTTCTGCTTGTTTCTCTCGCAGCATGCGGCGCACAGAAGGAAGCCGCGAAACCCGAAGCGGATGTTTCCGCAGTTATGAAGGAAAACCTCGGTAAGTTTTTTTCCTCAAAAAACATGAACGATGTAACTTACGAAGTTGAGGTTATTGAGCCTGTTGAAGGTGTCGAGGCTCTCAAATTCGTGAAGCTCACGTTCAAAGATGCTGAAAGAAGTCAGGAGCAGTATGTATTTACCGACGGCAGGTACATCATTCCCGATATTACCGAAGTTGCCACTGGCGCAGGAATAAAAGACAAACTTGTCTTCAAAAACACTCCCGCTGCCAACATTGACCTCAGCAAGCTTACACTCGCGTACGGCAGCAAAGACGCTAAAAACTACATAGTCGAAATAAGCGATTTCCAGTGCCCCTATTGCAGAAGAACGCACGAATACCTGAAAGAAAAACTCGCAGGTAAAGACGTTGCCATATACTTCATGCACTTCCCTCTTGCTTTCCACCCGAAAGCGGAGATTTACGCGAAAGTTTTTGAAGCGGGAATGGCGCAGAACGCTAACTTCTACGATGAGCTTTACAGCACCACACCCGATTTTGACGCCAAAACAGATGCAGAGATAGTTGACTATTTCGCGGCGAAAACTGCCGATGCGGCTGCATTTAAAGCTCTTGTGAGCGACAACGCGACAGCGGCGAAGGTTGCCGAGCAGATGAAGACGGCTCAGGCTCTGGGCGTAACCGGAACACCGGCTCTTTACTTTAACGGCAAACTTGTGGGCGGATTTAAACCCCCTATGTTTGACCTTGCCATCGAAACTTTCAAATAGAAGACCTTAAAATATAAATCCTGCGGGGGAAACTCTTCCGCAGGATTTTCCGGCTAAAGGGCAGGTCTGTTCCGTGATAATTTGTCTTGCAGTTGTCAGATAACGCTTATATAAACATTCGATACGGTGGATAGGCAGAACCTATTTACATAGAAATTGTCTTTTTTACGCTGAACTGTTATATAGTTATAAGAGCTCAGCGGAGCAAAGAAATATACAATGGATTTAAATAACGGACAGGCACTGTCCGCAATATTTTAAGGAAGGTGTAGTAATGGCAGCGCCCTTGGATTTTGAAGCCCCGATTATTGAGATAGAAAATAAAATAGCTGAAATAAAGAATATGTCATCCCTTTCCGACACTGAAATGCAGAAGGAGATGGACTCTCTCCAGAAAAGGCTTGAGAGGGTAAAAGCAAATATATACCAGCGGCTCACTCCCTCGCAGAAGCTTATGGTGGCACGCCACCCCGAACGCCCCTATACCCTTGATTTTCTCAAGCTGATGTTCACGGATTTTCTGGAACTCCACGGTGACAGGCTGTTTAAGGATGATCAGGCGATAATCTGCGGAATGGCAAATTTCAATGATTCCCCTGTGATGGTCATAGGTCATCAGAAGGGGCGCAATACAAAGGAGAACATCCGCAGGAACTTCGGAATGGCAAGTCCCGAAGGCTACCGCAAGGCGCAGAGGATGTTTGACCTCGCGGAAAGATTCAACAGACCCGTAATAACATTCGTGGACACGCCCGGCGCTTATCCGGGCATAGAAGCGGAGGAGAGGGGGCAGGCGGAAGCCATAGCCAA is a genomic window of Geovibrio thiophilus containing:
- the purH gene encoding bifunctional phosphoribosylaminoimidazolecarboxamide formyltransferase/IMP cyclohydrolase, encoding MIVKPERALISVSKKEGVAEFAKELAARGVEIISTGGTAKLLKESGIKITEIGEFTGFPEMLDGRVKTLHPRVHGGILNVRDDAEHQKTMKEHGLKNIDIVAVNLYPFEETVCKAGVSLDEIIENIDIGGPSMVRSAAKNHKFVTIIVDGADYKRVIAEMDASGGTSLETRRDLARKAYGHTALYDSIIAGFFNNLLGVKFPDEYTLPARKKQGMRYGENPHQDSAFYVQPLIKEAGVSTGVQLHGKELSFNNIVDINAAAEIIKDFCGEPVITIIKHTNPCGTATGATLLEAYGRALECDPVSAFGGIVGANREVDKATAEKLAELFLEVIVAPSFSKEAKEILEQKKNLRLIEIGDLSGARDNELDVKKVTGGVLLQDRDLHSFDDIAALPSPSKRKPTEGELKAMAFAWKVAKHVKSNAIIYANEYQSIGVGAGQMSRVDSAKIAAFKAKKPLEGCVMASDAFFPFRDSVDQAAEQGITAIISPGGSIRDEEVIQAADEHGIAMIFTGIRHFKH
- the lspA gene encoding signal peptidase II, whose amino-acid sequence is MKKTLIPLFTVLLFIDQATKIIVKNTFMLHETREVIPGFFNLTYILNPGAAFGFLARMNENYRQLFFVLITLIAIAAVAYLLYKEHSMKLRAFSYTLIIAGAVGNFIDRVYIGKVVDFLDFYVSDYHWPAFNVADSAISVGVCFLMLDLFLHKRSEKK
- the ileS gene encoding isoleucine--tRNA ligase; the protein is MDYKSTLNLPETGFPMKASLSVREPERIKKWDEENAYSKIMKKRENCEKYILHDGPPYANGHIHIGHALNKILKDFVVKVKSFEGYQTPYIPGWDCHGLPIEHQVDKKLGSKKHELSKSQIRKLCREYATEFINIQREEFKRLGGFGDWDNPYITMDHVYEAKTLEELYRFFNNGGVYKGSKPVYWCTSCVTALAEAEVEYDNHTSHSIYVKFPVRDTDKARLGLGASDKISSVIWTTTPWTLPANLAVCVHPDFVYTLVKITEADNKNLGNEYIIVAEELLEKLLGEFKITAYEKVKTFKGADLEGIKNKHPFYDRDSAIILGDHVTLEAGTGLVHTAPGHGQEDYVVGLKYGLEVLNPVDDYGVFKKDTEIFAGEHINKANPKIVELLDETGVLLSHGKIEHSYPHCWRCKNPVIFRATPQWFISMETNDLRKKALDEIKRVQWVPAWGQNRINAMIEHRPDWCISRQRTWGVPIAVFTCQDCDEVYIPKDVQEKVLSAFREHGADAWFDMEAEEFIGKDAKCPKCGGGRLKKETDILDVWFDSGVSHSAVCEERKELGWPVNMYLEGSDQHRGWFHSTLLESVGTRGRAPYDEILTHGFVVDGKGRKMSKSSGNVVAPNEIINKYGAEVLRLWVSAEDYSEDIRISDDIVSRLVESYRKIRNTARYLLGVISDFNPDTDMVEYDKLPDLDKYALIRWQAVKERIYSAYDRYQFHVFYHTFLNFCINDLSSFYLDIIKDRVYSYKKDSHLRRSAQTVLFTITKEMSTVMAPILSFTADEIWEFIPGWSGKCELVFEELFPKVLNLRDEKLEAKWNRIIEIRKEVNKALELARAEKVIGHSLGAKVIVGLSEADRAIMTADEGIEKIFIVSELELAEISTIEGAYTSEDKTVKVIASASANRKCERCWCQVPTVGANPEHPTICARCAEAIS
- a CDS encoding glycosyltransferase family 4 protein produces the protein MAHLKRKSLAVDFRMCRASGIGTYIRNIIPFLTDSFDITLLGCEEDIKAFPWADKVKIIEASSKIYSVSEQIELFRKIPDCDVFWSPHYNVPVLPIRAKKRIVTVHDAYHLAAESGIFSPVQRMYAKFVMRRAVSVSDAVLTVSEFSKAEILKYCPSEPAKIKVVFNAVDEKQFSGDKNSDVIKKYSLPEDYILFVGNVKPNKNLITLLKALELMSGVNLVIVGRKDGFITGDSAVAEMVNGSESLKSRVFFTGYADDKDIPSIYASASVFVFPSLYEGFGIPPLEAQACGCPVVSSPAASLREVCGGSVIYCDPMSSEDIAEKVMKVRGSAELRAELIEKGYDNIRRFGWQKSAEQIRDIIKGM
- a CDS encoding DsbA family protein — protein: MKKCILAVLLLVSLAACGAQKEAAKPEADVSAVMKENLGKFFSSKNMNDVTYEVEVIEPVEGVEALKFVKLTFKDAERSQEQYVFTDGRYIIPDITEVATGAGIKDKLVFKNTPAANIDLSKLTLAYGSKDAKNYIVEISDFQCPYCRRTHEYLKEKLAGKDVAIYFMHFPLAFHPKAEIYAKVFEAGMAQNANFYDELYSTTPDFDAKTDAEIVDYFAAKTADAAAFKALVSDNATAAKVAEQMKTAQALGVTGTPALYFNGKLVGGFKPPMFDLAIETFK
- a CDS encoding acetyl-CoA carboxylase carboxyltransferase subunit alpha, with translation MAAPLDFEAPIIEIENKIAEIKNMSSLSDTEMQKEMDSLQKRLERVKANIYQRLTPSQKLMVARHPERPYTLDFLKLMFTDFLELHGDRLFKDDQAIICGMANFNDSPVMVIGHQKGRNTKENIRRNFGMASPEGYRKAQRMFDLAERFNRPVITFVDTPGAYPGIEAEERGQAEAIAKSLMVMAELTVPMITVITGEGGSGGALAIAMGNRVLMLEHSTYSVISPEGCASILWKDASYAGRAAEALKLTAQDLKELEVIDEIVTEPLGGAHRNHHQTAHTLKSVVSRHLKEIKSLSPKQVFEQRYEKFRNMGVFAEI